The following coding sequences lie in one Mercenaria mercenaria strain notata chromosome 5, MADL_Memer_1, whole genome shotgun sequence genomic window:
- the LOC123558856 gene encoding uncharacterized protein LOC123558856, translating into MSAKAWNLFFRANANFALSAADVSFDVSCGVGFCSGFCFYMVGVLALRKTLHFSHPGLGPALAVFGYLIVMNVTYDYLVSTNITNHTVLLTLTDCELEIFPGKNGPICIDYVTVYDGNSASATELGEFCCIDSLLPTYESTGDTIYFVFTSDSSSNFKGFSMTAQADSPTTTSTTTTTTTTTTTTTTTTVPPTSAAAQASKDSKNYTWIIVGSVIGGVNLVIIIVIIFVCFVKKPDRAKTPGSANVTNRILWSRANTMVEPISTKDVPPGEVVQTNIFDMDLPAADAKANQLPPLSQTLKTGQKENSFIMS; encoded by the exons ATGTCGGCCAAGGCCTGGAATCTATTTTTCAGGGCTAATGCAAACTTTGCTTTGTCTGCCGCTGATGTGAGCTTTGATGTATCGTGTGGTGTTGGTTTCTGTAGCGGTTTCTGTTTTTACATGGTAGGGGTGCTGGCCCTACGCAAAACCCTCCATTTTTCACATCCGGGCTTGGGACCGGCATTGGCAGTGTTTGGCTATCTGATTGTTAT GAATGTAACCTATGACTATCTTGTGTCAACTAACATAACCAATCATACAGTGCTGCTGACGCTTACAGACTGCGAGTTGGAAATCTTTCCGGGCAAGAATGGGCCGATATGTATTGATTATGTAACTGTTTATGACG GTAATAGTGCCTCAGCAACAGAGCTTGGAGAGTTTTGCTGTATTGACTCACTTTTACCGACATACGAATCAACAGGTGACACGATTTACTTTGTGTTCACCTCAGATAGCAGTTCGAACTTTAAAGGCTTTTCGATGACTGCTCAGGCTGACAGTCCCACTACCacgtcaacaacaacaacaactacaacaacaacaacaacaacaacaaccacaactGTCCCGCCAACAAGTGCCGCAGCGCAGGCCTCTA AGGATTCTAAGAACTACACGTGGATTATTGTTGGCAGTGTGATAGGCGGTGTTAATCTCGTCATTATCATAGTCATCATTTTCGTCTGCTTCGTGAAGAAaccggacagggcaaaaacaccGGGTAGTGCTAATGTGACCAACCGAATTCTGTGGAGTAGGGCTAACACAATGGTTGAACCTATATCAACAAAAGACGTCCCACCTGGGGAGGTGGTCCAAACAAACATCTTCGACATGGACCTACCCGCTGCAGACGCCAAAGCCAACCAACTTCCGCCACTCAGCCAGACCCTTAAAACTGGACAGAAAGAAAACAGCTTTATAATGAGTTAA